AGTGAGGTCGATCAAAGTGGAGAAGCTGAGCTGCACATTTGGGGCAATCGTTTAAGAGTTTAGGTACCATGAAATACATATAACAAGCTTTGCAACCAGCAACCGCaagaacttgttcttcttcctcttctatgTGACTCTCCCTTGATGACTCTGATGAAGACTCTTCGTTCTCATAATAGGACAAGCTGTCATCTTCTGAAAACACAGTTACATCAGACTCTCCACTAAATTCACCTGCATTGTTGTAGCTAACCGAGTTCCTTGGATCTTCCATCACTCTCATTCTGCTGTTCCGGTTTATGTAGAAAAACTCTCCTGTCTAAACATTAAATACCAACTCCATACATCAATACTCCAAAGTAATAAATAACTACTTTGACGTTAAAAGAAGTGACAGAATGATTCTGCTTTTCTTCCTTGCACTGTAACGCAATGCAAAAAATGCTCCCCAGGTCATGAGACAAAAACAACTTggactatattttttttttttcaatgcgAATCTCTCTGGTAAAAATATACAAGAATTCcacaaaagaaaaccaaaacaaaatttaattcaaaaagaAACAACATGGAAATTTCAGTTAGGGTTTCTCGTTtagttatgaaaataaaaaacaaacttGGGAGCATTTAAAGACAATAGAGACAAGGGTTGATGTAATAAATGCAACATTAAGTAAACAAGAACATCTAACAAAATAATTCAATTGCAAGGAAACAAAATGAAGTTACTCCTTACCTTAAGATCAAGACACTGTTCCAAATGTGAAGGAACAGAGATGTGAGAATTGAGCTCCAACGTTCTATCCAAGATCGGGACATGATCTTCTTCGCT
The sequence above is drawn from the Brassica napus cultivar Da-Ae chromosome A8, Da-Ae, whole genome shotgun sequence genome and encodes:
- the LOC106360059 gene encoding uncharacterized protein LOC106360059, whose product is MDMATVTRYLERSVQNCSLSNQIRSFEDELGLTDESEEDHVPILDRTLELNSHISVPSHLEQCLDLKTGEFFYINRNSRMRVMEDPRNSVSYNNAGEFSGESDVTVFSEDDSLSYYENEESSSESSRESHIEEEEEQVLAVAGCKACYMYFMVPKLLNDCPKCAAQLLHFDRPHSASP